The sequence below is a genomic window from Paenibacillus silvisoli.
CGCCAGCTGAATCACCCTCGGATAAACCGACAGCGGGTACATCGTCGTCCGTTCCATCGTGGCCAAGGTAAGCGAAATGAGCGAACCGCTCCGTTTCGTCCAAAATGCCGCCGAGCCCATAATGGTGCAGATGGAGGCGCGGATAAACATGCCGCCGATTACGACCAAAGCCAGCTTCAGCGTATTGATGAAGGTCCAATCGAAGCCGACGCGGGCACAGCCGTAGAAAAAAATGATGAAGCCCGGGATGAGATCGATAATGCCGATGAAATTGACATAATTGACGACGAACTGAAAAAACACGTTCATCGGCCGGAGCAGCATCCGGTCGAATTCGCCGCGGATGACCATGTGGTCGATTTGCCACGTTTGAATAAAGAAAATAACGGACAAGCCATGGCTGAGCAAGCCCAACCCGTACAGGAACGAAAGCTCGGGGAACGACCATCCGGCAAGCGGCTGGAACTGCTCGACCATCAGCTTGAGCACCCATACGCCGCTCAAATATTGCAGCGGAATCATCAGCAGCCAGCTGACCAGGAAGAGCGGATATTCCAGCTGCCGCTGCACGGCCAATCTGGCGAAGCAATAGGCAACGGATACGTGATAGCGGATTGCGGTTACCATTGGGACGGGCTAACCTCCTTGAATGAGCGTAACGCGCTTGGCGCGCTGCCATACCGCATAGGCAATCAGGGCGAGGACGGCAATCCATACGGCTTGCACGACCAGCGCGATACCGGCCTGCGAATAGGAAATAACGCCGATATAGATGGATAATGGCGTTTGGTACATGTACTGAAACGGGAGAAAAGCCGATACGGTGCCCATCCAATCGGGGAAGAACCAAATCGGAATCATGCTGCCCGACAGGATGCGCACGATGGCGTCTTTGACGATTCCGAGATTGCCGAGCTCCAGCACCCAGAACGCGATCATGCCGACGATCGCGCCCATCAGCCATAGCAGCAAAAAGCTGAGCATCAAGCTCGGGATGAAGAGCAGCAGCGCGGCGAAGCTTGCCGGAAGCGGCGGCGTAAACAGGACCGACGAGAGCAGGATAAGCGGAACCGCCCGGTTGACGAGCGCGCTGACCGTATTGCCAAGATCCTCGGCCAGAAACATGCCCAGCAAATGAACCGGCTTGATAAAATCCGTCGCGATATTCCCTTCCCGTACGCGATAGTACATCTCATCCTGCACGCTTACCGACAGGACCGCTCCCATCACGACGGACAGAATCGCATATACGATCATTTGATGCTGGCTGACTTCCTCCACGGAGCCGATGCCCCGGTAAGCCGCCTTCCATAGAAACACGGTCGCCAGCAGCATGACGGCGTTGGACGCTACAGCCGTGAATACCTCGAAGCGGTAGGCAAGCGTCGTTAAAATCCTCATTTTGAAAAAGTAATAATAGGCCGACAACCGGGTCCCCTCCCCCTATCCAAACCTAACCAAAAAATGGATGATATTCCTTTAGAATAACGGCTCCGTCTCGGTTTCGGCAACCATTATTTATGAAGATAATGAAGGGTTTATATGAAGAGAAAATTCATTTTGGGCTAAGCGTACTTTTAAGGTTCATTCAGCTGAATTTAAGGTTCGATGCCCATACTGGGTAATGCAGCCAAGCCCACCGAAACGAAAGCTGTGAGGGTATGACGAAGTCATACTCCCTATTAAGCAGTGAGAGTATGACTCCGTCATACTCCCTATTAAGCAGTGAGAGTATGACTCCGTCATACTCCCTATTACAGGAGGAAAACCAAAATGAACAAAACATTGAAAGCACTCGGTTTGACAGCCGCCATCGCGGTCATGATTCCGCTTAGCGCCTATGCCGCTACCTCGGCTTCGACCTCGACAAGCACGGACGCAGCCAAAACAACGACAAGCGCCGAGACGAAGGCCGTCGGCAAAGACGAACTGAAGAAAGCCGTCATTGCCGGCGCAAGAGGCCATGCGATCGGGTTCTTCAGCCAGGACGTGCTTGATTTGCTGAAGCTTGACGCAGCGGCGCTGAAAGAGAAGATCGCTTCCGGCAAGACGCTGGCCCAAATCGCGGAGGCGCAAGGCGTTTCGCGCGACCAGCTGAAGCAAGCGATGACAGCCGCGTTCGAGAAGCAGCAAGCGGAGGAAAAGCAAGCGTTCACGGACGGACTCGATGCAACGCTTGATTCGCCGATAGGCACGATCGCGGGCAAAGGGAAAGGCGGCTTCGGGATGAAGCTCGAGAGAGGCGTTTTCATCGATAAAGCCGATCTCAGCGTTTCCGCCAAGCTGCTCGGGCTGAGCGACGGGGAATTGAAGACCGCGCTCGGCGAAGGCAAGTCGCTGGCGGATCTGGCAAAGGAAAAAGGCGTTGACGCGCAAAAGCTGATCGACGCGCAGAAGCAAGCGATCGTGGATAACGTGAACGAGGCTGTGAAGGCGGGCAAGCTTACGCAGGAGCAAGCCGATAAGGCGACCGCGGCTGCCGGCGAGATGGCGGAGCGTCTCGTAAACGACAACATGGGCTTCGGCGGCGAAGGGCATAAGAAGTTCCACGTGAAGAAGATCGATAAGAGCGGCGTGAAAGCGGAATCCGGTGCAGCTGCGGGAACGACTGAACCGACAACAAATACGACTACGGATACGTCTACGACAACAGCGGAAACGAATGCATAACCTGATCCGGTAAAAGACAGAAAAGCCTCCATCCCCGTGAACTGCGCTCACGGGCGAGGGAGGCTTCTTTTTTCGAAT
It includes:
- a CDS encoding ABC transporter permease, with protein sequence MVTAIRYHVSVAYCFARLAVQRQLEYPLFLVSWLLMIPLQYLSGVWVLKLMVEQFQPLAGWSFPELSFLYGLGLLSHGLSVIFFIQTWQIDHMVIRGEFDRMLLRPMNVFFQFVVNYVNFIGIIDLIPGFIIFFYGCARVGFDWTFINTLKLALVVIGGMFIRASICTIMGSAAFWTKRSGSLISLTLATMERTTMYPLSVYPRVIQLALTFLLPIGFISFYPATEFIGQDDGFTLPVGLAIWTPVVGIVTFAAAHLIFKYGLKRYESAGS
- a CDS encoding ABC transporter permease: MSAYYYFFKMRILTTLAYRFEVFTAVASNAVMLLATVFLWKAAYRGIGSVEEVSQHQMIVYAILSVVMGAVLSVSVQDEMYYRVREGNIATDFIKPVHLLGMFLAEDLGNTVSALVNRAVPLILLSSVLFTPPLPASFAALLLFIPSLMLSFLLLWLMGAIVGMIAFWVLELGNLGIVKDAIVRILSGSMIPIWFFPDWMGTVSAFLPFQYMYQTPLSIYIGVISYSQAGIALVVQAVWIAVLALIAYAVWQRAKRVTLIQGG